The proteins below are encoded in one region of Triticum aestivum cultivar Chinese Spring chromosome 1B, IWGSC CS RefSeq v2.1, whole genome shotgun sequence:
- the LOC123092688 gene encoding cell division cycle protein 48 homolog, which produces MASVAASKKAANRLVVEEATTNDDNSVCTLHPATMEKLSIFKGDIVLLKGKRRHNTVCMALPDDTCERHKLRINKVARSNLRVCIADVVSVHLCHDAKFGRRVHILPLDDTVEGIAGNLFDAYLKPYFVDAYRPVHKGDLFLVRGGMRSVEFKVMEIDPAVDYCVVAPDTKIFCEGEPVKREDEERLDGVGYDDVGGMGKPLTLIRELVELPLRHPQIFKSIGVKPPKGILLYGPPGSGKTLIARAVANETGAFFFLINGPEIMSKMAGESESNLRKAFEEAKKNAPSIIFIDEIDSIAPNREKTHGEVERRIVSQLLTLMDGMKARAHVIVMGATNRPNSIDPALRRFGRFDREIDIGVPDEVGRLEVLRIHTKNMKLDEDVNLEVVAKDTHGYVGTDLAALCTEAALQCIREKMDVIDLEDDTIDAEILNSMAVTNDHLKTALVGTNPSPLRETVVEVPNVSWNDIGGLDGVKRELQETVQYPVEHPEKFEKFGMSPSKGVLFYGPPGCGKTLLAKAIANECQANFISIKGPELLTMWFGESEANVREIFDKARQSAPCVLFFDELDSIATQRGGRVGDAGGAADRVLNQLLTEMDGMNAKKTVFIIGATNRPDIIDSALLRPGRLDQLIYIPLPDEASRHQIFKACLRKSPVAKDVDLGALARFTAGFSGADITEICQKACKYAIREDIEKDMERQRMGKDTMEVDNGQEEDEVAEIKAAHFEQSMKYARRSVSDTDIRKYQAFAQTLQQSRGFGTEFRFPAQPQAAEAAADTTATADEDEDDLYK; this is translated from the coding sequence ATGGCGAGCGTGGCGGCGTCGAAGAAGGCGGCGAACCGGCTGGTGGTGGAGGAGGCCACCACCAACGACGACAACTCTGTGTGCACCCTCCACCCCGCCACCATGGAGAAGCTCTCCATATTCAAAGGCGACATCGTGCTGCTCAAGGGCAAGCGCCGCCACAACACGGTCTGCATGGCACTGCCCGACGACACCTGCGAGAGGCACAAGCTCAGGATCAACAAGGTGGCCCGCTCCAACCTGCGAGTGTGCATCGCCGACGTCGTGTCGGTGCACCTGTGCCACGACGCCAAGTTCGGCAGACGCGTGCACATCCTCCCCTTGGACGATACCGTCGAGGGCATCGCGGGGAACCTCTTCGACGCCTACCTCAAGCCCTACTTCGTGGACGCCTACCGCCCGGTCCACAAGGGTGACCTCTTCCTcgtgcgtggcggcatgcggagcGTCGAGTTCAAGGTCATGGAGATCGACCCCGCGGTGGACTACTGCGTCGTGGCGCCCGACACGAAGATATTCTGCGAGGGCGAGCCGGTCAAGCGGGAGGACGAGGAGAGGCTCGACGGCGTCGGCTACGACGACGTGGGTGGCATGGGGAAACCGCTCACTCTGATCAGGGAGCTCGTCGAGCTGCCGCTCAGGCATCCGCAGATCTTCAAGAGCATTGGCGTCAAGCCTCCCAAGGGCATCCTCCTCTACGGCCCTCCCGGGTCGGGCAAGACGCTGATCGCCCGCGCGGTCGCCAACGAGACCggggccttcttcttcctcatcaacGGCCCAGAGATAATGTCCAAGATGGCCGGAGAGAGCGAGAGCAACCTGAGGAAGGCCTTCGAAGAAGCCAAGAAGAACGCACCCTCCATCATATTCATCGACGAGATCGACTCCATTGCTCCGAACAGGGAGAAGACTCACGGCGAGGTCGAGAGGCGCATCGTCTCCCAGCTGCTGACACTGATGGATGGCATGAAGGCCCGCGCGCATGTCATCGTCATGGGCGCCACGAATCGCCCCAATAGCATCGACCCTGCCTTGAGGCGCTTCGGGAGGTTCGATCGCGAGATCGACATTGGCGTGCCGGACGAGGTCGGGCGTCTCGAAGTGCTTCGCATCCACACCAAAAACATGAAGCTGGACGAGGACGTCAACCTGGAGGTGGTTGCCAAGGATACGCACGGCTACGTCGGCACCGACTTGGCCGCGCTCTGCACCGAGGCGGCGCTGCAGTGCATCAGGGAGAAGATGGACGTGATCGACTTAGAGGACGACACCATCGACGCCGAGATCTTGAACTCCATGGCCGTCACCAATGACCACCTTAAGACGGCTCTCGTCGGCACGAACCCGTCCCCGCTACGTGAGACCGTCGTGGAGGTGCCCAACGTCAGCTGGAACGATATCGGCGGCCTCGACGGCGTCAAGAGGGAGCTGCAAGAGACCGTCCAGTACCCAGTTGAGCACCCAGAGAAATTCGAGAAGTTCGGCATGTCGCCGTCCAAGGGCGTCCTCTTCTACGGGCCACCAGGATGCGGCAAGACCTTGCTGGCGAAGGCGATCGCCAACGAGTGCCAGGCCAACTTCATCAGCATCAAAGGGCCAGAGCTGCTCACCATGTGGTTCGGTGAGAGCGAGGCCAACGTGCGCGAGATCTTTGACAAGGCGCGTCAGTCTGCGCCGTGCGTGCTGTTCTTTGACGAGCTTGACTCCATCGCAACCCAAAGGGGCGGCAGAGTGGGCGACGCCGGTGGTGCGGCGGACAGGGTCCTGAACCAGCTACTCACCGAGATGGACGGCATGAACGCCAAGAAGACGGTCTTCATCATCGGCGCCACCAATAGGCCGGACATTATTGACTCGGCATTACTCCGTCCTGGCCGCCTGGACCAGCTCATCTACATCCCCTTGCCGGACGAGGCCTCGCGGCACCAGATCTTCAAGGCCTGCCTCAGGAAGTCTCCCGTGGCCAAGGACGTCGACCTCGGTGCTCTCGCAAGGTTCACCGCCGGCTTTAGCGGTGCCGACATCACGGAAATCTGCCAGAAGGCATGCAAGTACGCGATCAGAGAAGACATTGAAAAGGACATGGAGAGGCAGAGGATGGGGAAAGACACCATGGAGGTGGACAACGGGCAGGAAGAGGACGAGGTGGCTGAGATAAAGGCGGCTCACTTCGAGCAGTCGATGAAGTACGCGAGAAGGAGCGTGAGCGACACCGACATCAGAAAGTACCAAGCCTTCGCGCAGACGCTGCAGCAGTCTAGGGGGTTCGGTACGGAGTTCCGCTTCCCGGCGCAGCCACAGGCAGCAGAAGCTGCTGCCGACACCACCGCGACAgctgatgaggatgaagatgatctgtACAAGTGA